One segment of Neoarius graeffei isolate fNeoGra1 chromosome 20, fNeoGra1.pri, whole genome shotgun sequence DNA contains the following:
- the cbx4 gene encoding E3 SUMO-protein ligase CBX4 yields the protein MDLPAVGEHVFAVEGIEKKRIRKGRTEYLVKWRGWSPRYNTWEPEENILDPRLLVAFQNRERQEQQLGYRKRGPKPKHLLIQLPAFARRSSILADLQETSLDEENQFKVDSLQMHRSQPQHYQLNSKKHHQYQPNNKEIPAEAHINGKKKHFYQLNSKKHHHYQPDPKMYDQQTTKPKEVKGHDPSIKGWNLPPALQQKWVRDKDTGSLNKVKDLSMEHKQLLIPANKEDQTVKATSKEPLLSSGISSKMKIIRNKNKNGRIVIVMSKYMDNGVQASKVKNRDSPGTEKPKQAEESINGNATSLLKVTAGQENGAPTHSGDSTCVTSEVVPKVPHKKFELSKAKLNTEAGHRTEQEVHKISSSHNHSLQLSNKPNSSPVLVGEDTLSQKDSTNHHLNHRKRNLSETNKAASDCKKFLSSRSISAPDPVIISPQREPIDLHCSGQITSGGYNYNVTDTIPDEPIDLSCGRTRLHAEAPTESHVPMDNTPEISEKSEEPVSYFKPFSGNIIITDVTTNCLTVTFKEYVSI from the exons ATGGATCTACCTGCCGTCGGAGAGCATGTCTTCGCGGTGGAGGGCATCGAAAAGAAGCGCATACGGAag GGAAGAACCGAATATCTGGTGAAGTGGAGAGGATGGTCACCGAG ATACAACACATGGGAACCggaggagaacatcctggacccGCGCCTTCTCGTCGCCTTCCAAAACAG AGAGCGACAAGAGCAGCAATTGGGATATCGCAAAAGAGGACCTAAACCCAAACATCTTCTGATCCAG TTACCTGCGTTTGCACGGAGGTCCAGCATCCTTGCTGATCTTCAGGAGACATCACTGGATGAGGAGAACCAGTTCAAAGTGGATTCACTTCAGATGCATCGATCACAACCTCAGCATTACCAGCTCAATAGCAAAAAACATCACCAGTACCAGCCCAACAACAAGGAGATCCCGGCAGAAGCTCACATCAATGGCAAGAAGAAGCACTTCTATCAGCTAAACAGCAAGAAACACCACCATTACCAACCAGACCCTAAGATGTATGACCAGCAAACCACAAAGCCGAAAGAGGTTAAAGGGCATGACCCATCTATTAAAGGATGGAACCTCCCTCCGGCCTTGCAACAGAAATGGGTGCGTGACAAGGACACTGGTAGCTTGAATAAAGTGAAAGATCTATCCATGGAGCATAAGCAACTGCTTATTCCTGCTAACAAAGAAGACCAAACGGTAAAGGCAACCTCGAAGGAGCCCCTGCTTTCCAGTGGTATCAGTAGTAAGATGAAGATCATcaggaacaaaaacaaaaatgggCGAATTGTCATTGTCATGAGCAAGTACATGGATAATGGGGTCCAGGCTTCCAAAGTGAAAAACAGGGATTCTCCAGGAACAGAGAAACCAAAACAAGCTGAGGAGTCTATAAATGGCAATGCAACCAGTCTTTTAAAAGTGACAGCAGGGCAGGAGAATGGTGCTCCTACTCATTCGGGAGACAGTACATGTGTTACCAGTGAAGTTGTTCCCAAAGTGCCCCACAAAAAGTTTGAGCTCTCAAAAGCAAAACTGAACACTGAGGCAGGTCACAGAACAGAACAAGAGGTGCATAAGATCAGTTCATCACACAATCACTCTCTTCAACTGTCCAACAAACCTAATTCTTCACCCGTATTAGTGGGGGAAGACACGCTATCGCAAAAAGACTCCACCAATCACCATCTCAACCATCGTAAACGGAACCTGTCAGAAACTAACAAGGCTGCGAGTGATTGTAAGAAGTTCCTCAGTTCCAGAAGTATCAGCGCTCCCGATCCAGTCATCATTTCCCCTCAGAGGGAACCTATAGACCTGCACTGTTCCGGCCAAATCACCAGTGGGGGCTACAACTACAATGTTACCGACACCATTCCTGATGAACCAATCGACTTAAGCTGTGGGAGGACTAGGCTACATGCAGAAGCTCCCACAGAGTCCCACGTCCCAATGGACAACACACCTGAAATTTCAGAAAAGTCAGAAGAACCAGTCagctattttaagccattttcagGTAACATCATCATTACGGATGTCACCACAAACTGTCTGACTGTGACCTTTAAGGAATATGTCTCCATTTAA